The following is a genomic window from Episyrphus balteatus chromosome 1, idEpiBalt1.1, whole genome shotgun sequence.
AGGGGGCATATGTAGTAGTTGTATTAACATATACCTCACTTATAAGAACTTTGTACTAAACTCACACTACCTTAACTTCATAAAATGCTTTCTTATATtaatattctaaaataaatcAGTCTTGTTCCAACCTTTGAAGCGTGTTTCATTCACTCGTTTACCACAGAAATAAAGGGCCTAAGGTGTTGaaccaaattgaaattttcttctGTTTTAAAACCTCGCTACACATTCTTTCTTGTGCTTATATCTTCATAGAAAaggtactaaaaaataaaagagaaaaaaatgaccCGCTAACTTTGATAAATAACAGAATACGGAACGATTAGTTTCACTGGAAAAAATCAACTggattaaaaatatctttttgcttatattttaatattatgtcCATGACACTGCAGAACGCCGCATGaaggtttaatttttgtttctctgTTAGCATTccgttgtatttaatttaaacttcGAAGTTCCACTAGATATGCAAATTTGCACACTTGTGCAgcgtcaatgaacagcaaactagaacagtttaaaacaaaaaaatctcaatgaacagcaaaaagctgttcGTTTCTGTCCTGAAGAGTCCAGAACAGCGTCGTTGAACAGATATATAATTTCGAAGCGAATACTTAATCAAAAGTGTGAGTCATTTAGGAATAAGGACATCAAAAGTGACCGAGCTTTctgacaatattttaaaaaatattaatcatgACAGATATTATTTAGGTATGATGCacttgaattattattattttttgaccgATAGTGCATTAGatagattcaaaaaaaaaatgtatacaagaaaatgaataaatctagcctttttgatgaaccattaaaaagttataaatttccaaactcaaaaacacaatctttcccatgtacctaaatcatatgggaaatagaaatttgcgatgcggcggtacttaatgttaatattaagggctgaaacttttacagtttttttttcgtcatttctaacaatattttcggcatcactttaaacaaaaaaaatttttctttaatcagTCTACTATTCATATTAGTTTATAATTTCATATTACTTCTGACCTGCACAAtagtttataattaatattattttttacattaaagGAGCTACTATAGAACGATTATGTGAAACTGCAGCAGAAGACCCTCTAAAATATCCTTTACCAGATGATCCTTTGGGCGACCGAAGTGCAATGATTCATGCAACTAGATCCCTTTTGGGTTCTGTAACAAGAGTCCTTCTCTTAGCGGATATAGTACTCGTAAAAAAGCTTTTACTGACTAAAGACAAAGTAGCGCACTCTCTTGGGAGACTTCAATCAGTGGGAAATTTTACGGAGTTCGTGACAGCTTTTTCTATTTTCGGAGCTGAAATGATAGAACTGGCCCATGTTACCGGGAAGCGTCAAAATGATTTAAAAGAAGAACGTCGACGAGCACAGATGTCAGCAGCAAGGCAGGTTCTAGAACGTTCAACAACTCTGCTGTTTACTTCTTCAAAAACGTGCCTGAGGCACTTAGAATGTCCCATCGCAAAAGAAAATCGTGATACAGTTTTTTGTCATATGCGAAGTGCCATCGATTTAATTCATTTTGTTGTAAAAGATAGTGTAAACGAATGCATGTCTATAAAATATTCACCAAATAGATCACAAGCAAGGGTCTGGGAGTCTGATACAAATACGGCGCACTCTGCAATAATTAATTTCGTACGATTATTAGAAATATGTAGATTACACCATAAAAACAAATGTAAGACTAGTACTGGAAATAATGCAAAGCAATTATCAAATCAGAATATAACTCACCTCAGTGGAGGTGGACAACTTTCTAACAACGCTCTGCTTTGCGAAAACATGGATGGCAATAACGATTATCCCTTAGATCAAATTAATTCAGAGTCATCGATATTCAACTCAATGTTTAGGCAACAACTATTGCTGGCACTAGAAAAAGTTGTCGAAAGAACTCAAGATTTCACCGATTCGGCATATACCAGCCATGAGAATCGAGAACATATATTGCTTTCATGTAATCAGTGTAAGTTAGAACTCAATCAATGCGCAAGGATTGCCATTAATTTGGAACAGTTTCCAGAGACTATACATTACGACTTAGATACCTCATTAGACAATATCCAAGTAGCTGTAAATGACCTTTCCCAACAATTAACTTTAACAGTATTGGATCTAGTAActaattttacaacaaaaattaaaattataatagacATAATAAATAGCTTTAAGACAATAGCTTTAAACCAAGAGCTTGACCGCATGCAAGAAATGGCAGATCGCTTTCATGATTATTGTGATTACGTGTTAGATGTTTGTAAATTGCTGCAGCATGTTGCACTAACTGAAACTTTAAAAATCCAAGCTAAATTTACTGAAATTAATCTTCGCATCTATAGCCCTCAAGTTTTGAATGCCGCAAAAATTCTATCAGCTTACCCTTCGTGTAAAATTTCTTTAGacaatttgaatgtttttatagAAAACTGGGAATGCATTGCTAATGATACAATTTTCATATCTCGGCAAATAATAGAAATGTGTCACGCAAGGACTAAATTTACTCGACAAGATTACACATCAAGTCTTCCGTGCCTCGATGTAAGTAAATTAAGAGATCATATGAATATAAAATGGTAGAATCATTAAAAATGAGCTCGTATCTATTTAACGATTTTTATTCATacgattttgttctttttaagaTGCTTcataataaatagaaatttggATTTCAGAAACAAGGTGCTGCAGTGAAATCACTGAAGCCAGTGACACTAGATacaaaagaagaacaaaaagttATAGACACTCAGGACAAAATACCAACAAATGAGGTTGGTACAGAAGATGATAAATGGAATAGCGAATTGGAGGAAAATAACGATATTGTTAAAAGAGCTAAAAATATGTCATCAATGGCTTTTTCAATGCATCAGTTTACGAAAGGCAATGGAAATTTACGGACGACACAGGACCTATTCACACAAGCGGAATACTTCGCTGAGGAAGCGAATCGATTATACAAAGTTGTTCGACAATTTTCATATcaagtaagaaaaaattttatatttgtattaattttcttttataatgagcgcgcactaaaggggttttgagTATCCTTAAGGGAGgttttccatagcattttaatggaagatggttgacaaattgttgtataacttttgcagtttataagataacactggccaacaattttcaactttttaaaattttccagaaagatttatatcaaattttatagatttgggttagctcaaaaataatatttttttctttctagcaactctagtttttgaaatatttaatttttcatattttggggaaatattcatactaatttttaagtttttcttattttgagcgtttgttaaaattttccagaaaaatttatattaaactcaATGTAGGTATTTGCGGtcaataaacctaaaaatcacattaatttttttctaggagctctattttttgaaatatttcagttTTACACATTTTGggagttatttattttaaagttatgcttattttaactgtttgttaacattttcagaaattttcttatcgaaactaatgcatttgggttcactaagcctaaaaatcacactggttaCTTTCTAGgagctttatttttttagatattgtaacgatgaattactgaactacttttaagcctggtacgcagctcgcgctaaattttaactcccatacaaattatcgaacatttttagccgagataaaatggatcccatacaatttatcgataacttgtatgagaattttatctcagctaaaatttagcgcgagcagcgtaccaggctttaagataaaagtctgaacatactacctactactgcaaaggtagaaatgtgaacggaactttagtaattaagaaactaccctctgaacacatcccaaaatattccaatagactggaagtatgaagcgcccctcctggaaaggaagtttcgagaagcaaagacgggAACCTTCGAAgtcattctcgaatctcgaaattccggtataaaagggcagcgtagacaccgaccggatacagtttaatcttgaaagtgaaagagtacagtacaaagtgaaataaagtgttgcgaattgttagtagtaaataaagtgatttaaatgtgtgtttgtttgagcgaataataaaagtaaattgagttaaaataaagtgtgttcttatttgaatggaaatataagtggaaattaaataagttttattgtgaacccggaataaaacattacattgttgtcagaaaagtggaaaaaaacttatttatttgtgcgaatcagataatttcgcgaataaaataaaaagtgcgcttgtgttttaacaataaacaaagtgtaaaacattttgaaataagtaaaagtgctcgcgttttgaaaagttaaaatgggtaaaacactaaatcagttaagtttgactgagctgaaggcggaattaactaaacgaggtcttcttactgctggatcgaaaaatgatctcattattcgactataggattatttaacccagaaaaacgaagatttggatacatttcaattcgaggttgaaatgatagaagaacgagtaagtactagttccgatatgtcatccatcaTGGCtattctccttgcaaaatttgaagaacagaaagaacaaattgagacacaacgcaaggaacagagagaacaattagaaaaacaacagagtagtgttctcGAAAAAAATGAGACACAACTCaaagaacagaaagaacaaatggaacaacaacgcacagagcaaaagaaccttctagatgaacagaaaaacctcatcgaaggtaagcttgatgctatcgagaacaagttcgttgctcttgatgcttccatcaaaggtgttgaaaaacaatctcaagaaaagttcgagaaagttgaagaaaaactcgagaaagtagaaataaaattcgatgacaaattgaaaggaatggaagttaaaatgcaaacttttaccgaagaacttgacaaggttcgaaaaattaaggtgcgagaaagttctggtgagtatttaaagaagaaagaaatgcatccaccaacctttgatggacaaagttcttggtcgatctacaagaaacagtttgaggcagctgccacaacaaatgactgggatgacgaagacaaatgtatagcgctgactctt
Proteins encoded in this region:
- the LOC129907788 gene encoding alpha-catulin isoform X1; the encoded protein is MSKNLVHQRGDWQSGRCDHTLRVMCRIGQAVSLAVERFATVGESIAENNVEIRMDMHEACHEARSAGATIERLCETAAEDPLKYPLPDDPLGDRSAMIHATRSLLGSVTRVLLLADIVLVKKLLLTKDKVAHSLGRLQSVGNFTEFVTAFSIFGAEMIELAHVTGKRQNDLKEERRRAQMSAARQVLERSTTLLFTSSKTCLRHLECPIAKENRDTVFCHMRSAIDLIHFVVKDSVNECMSIKYSPNRSQARVWESDTNTAHSAIINFVRLLEICRLHHKNKCKTSTGNNAKQLSNQNITHLSGGGQLSNNALLCENMDGNNDYPLDQINSESSIFNSMFRQQLLLALEKVVERTQDFTDSAYTSHENREHILLSCNQCKLELNQCARIAINLEQFPETIHYDLDTSLDNIQVAVNDLSQQLTLTVLDLVTNFTTKIKIIIDIINSFKTIALNQELDRMQEMADRFHDYCDYVLDVCKLLQHVALTETLKIQAKFTEINLRIYSPQVLNAAKILSAYPSCKISLDNLNVFIENWECIANDTIFISRQIIEMCHARTKFTRQDYTSSLPCLDKQGAAVKSLKPVTLDTKEEQKVIDTQDKIPTNEVGTEDDKWNSELEENNDIVKRAKNMSSMAFSMHQFTKGNGNLRTTQDLFTQAEYFAEEANRLYKVVRQFSYQVPAGQNKKELLDHLDKVPTYVQSLQFTVKDHTVGRAATFVKVDHVMRETKNLLNVINKVVTECLECANKYKLDFTGLTSRTGSGAIKDEEGGSGMMMDSKGSTNSTEGSM